A single genomic interval of Lathyrus oleraceus cultivar Zhongwan6 chromosome 7, CAAS_Psat_ZW6_1.0, whole genome shotgun sequence harbors:
- the LOC127107942 gene encoding fasciclin-like arabinogalactan protein 12, with the protein MMLKKQSHLLSFSLAILVSLLYSTTTTLSQLSPANAPIQPTLPAPTQPAASPKPLVPSLPESPTDSTPDTAGTAVDIVGILRKAKSFNVLIRLMKTTQLINQLNSQLLTTKTGGLTILAPDDSAFSELKAGFLNSLSDGQKLELLQFHVISDYVSSSNFDILTNPVRTLAGAKPGKVELNVVSYGGSVNISTGEVNTTINGIIYTDKHLAIYKVGKVLLPMDFFSVAKAPTKGPALAPEPSALTPKAEKEKPLSPDSSDSSQAKPSNDKSGTLKINAHGKWISLFVGAVMLTSLSA; encoded by the coding sequence ATGATGTTGAAGAAGCAATCTCATCTCTTGTCCTTCTCACTTGCAATACTAGTTTCTCTCTTGTATTCGACAACCACTACTTTATCTCAATTATCACCTGCTAATGCTCCTATACAACCTACACTTCCAGCTCCAACCCAACCAGCTGCATCCCCTAAACCATTGGTACCTTCCTTACCAGAATCACCTACTGACTCCACACCTGACACCGCAGGCACAGCGGTTGACATAGTCGGAATCCTGAGAAAAGCCAAGTCATTCAACGTCCTAATCCGACTCATGAAAACGACTCAATTGATCAACCAACTCAATTCGCAACTACTGACTACAAAAACAGGTGGCTTAACAATTCTTGCACCAGATGACAGCGCTTTCTCAGAACTCAAAGCAGGTTTCCTCAACTCTCTTTCCGATGGACAGAAACTCGAGCTCTTACAGTTCCACGTTATTTCAGACTACGTATCAAGCTCTAACTTTGATATTCTAACCAACCCAGTGAGAACACTTGCCGGAGCTAAACCAGGAAAGGTGGAACTGAATGTTGTGAGTTACGGTGGCAGTGTGAACATATCAACAGGTGAAGTGAACACTACAATCAATGGCATTATATATACCGATAAGCATCTTGCTATCTATAAAGTTGGCAAAGTGCTTCTTCCTATGGATTTCTTTTCAGTCGCTAAGGCGCCTACAAAGGGTCCGGCTTTGGCACCAGAACCTTCTGCACTGACTCCAAAAGCAGAAAAGGAGAAACCACTATCACCAGATTCCTCTGATTCATCTCAAGCTAAGCCCTCGAATGATAAATCTGGTACTCTAAAAATCAATGCTCATGGAAAGTGGATATCTCTTTTTGTTGGAGCAGTTATGTTAACTTCATTGTCTGCATGA